The following are encoded together in the Geobacter sulfurreducens PCA genome:
- a CDS encoding sigma-54 interaction domain-containing protein, producing the protein MRTEPQPLHLPVFRAILASMGEGIIFADADDRIRYINAAAEDIRGIIAGNYLGRSIVSIHSPASEGRIRRLIAGLKGGDIPFSTRVIHVREKIFENSYYPIRNENGIYEGTLLISRDITEKELLKEENNSLREQVRADFACGGMIGKSHAMEPVFHMIRATAALDSTILISGESGTGKELVACAIHQMSPRHKNPFVKVNCAALPETLLESELFGHERGAFTGAVRERKGKFEQAHLGTIFLDEIGEMPLAAQAKLLRVIQGKTLERIGGNREIAVDVRIIAATNKDLRREVERGAFREDLFYRLNVIPIHLPPLRERREDILPLAEHFLSVYAERMRKPVHCIAPDARKALLDYDYPGNVRELENAIERGVALSMGETITLADLAPYFVTGASAAPAGAALPKEPPTATLSRAVSVAEQEAIREALQTTGNRKGVAAKLLGISRKTLWEKLKQMERT; encoded by the coding sequence GTGCGCACTGAACCACAGCCGCTTCATTTGCCCGTTTTTCGGGCAATTCTCGCCAGCATGGGAGAGGGGATCATCTTCGCCGACGCAGACGACAGAATCCGCTATATCAATGCGGCCGCCGAGGATATCCGCGGAATCATCGCCGGCAACTATCTGGGGCGGAGCATCGTCTCCATTCACTCACCCGCGTCCGAAGGGCGCATCCGTCGGCTCATCGCCGGGCTCAAGGGGGGTGACATCCCTTTTTCCACCCGAGTGATCCACGTAAGGGAAAAGATCTTCGAAAACAGCTACTACCCCATCCGAAACGAGAACGGGATCTACGAGGGGACTCTCCTGATCTCGCGGGACATCACCGAGAAAGAGCTCCTCAAGGAGGAAAACAACTCCTTGAGGGAGCAGGTACGCGCCGACTTCGCCTGCGGCGGAATGATCGGAAAAAGTCATGCCATGGAACCGGTGTTCCACATGATCAGGGCTACGGCAGCCCTTGATTCCACCATCCTCATCTCCGGCGAAAGCGGGACAGGCAAGGAACTGGTGGCCTGTGCCATTCACCAGATGAGCCCGCGCCACAAGAATCCCTTCGTCAAGGTAAACTGCGCCGCCCTCCCGGAAACGCTTCTGGAATCGGAACTTTTCGGCCACGAGCGGGGAGCATTCACGGGGGCGGTGCGGGAACGCAAGGGGAAATTCGAACAGGCCCACCTGGGAACCATTTTCCTCGACGAAATCGGCGAGATGCCCCTGGCCGCCCAAGCAAAGCTGTTGCGCGTAATCCAGGGAAAGACCCTGGAGCGGATCGGAGGCAACCGCGAGATCGCCGTTGATGTGCGGATCATCGCTGCCACCAACAAAGATCTGCGCAGGGAAGTCGAGCGCGGGGCCTTTCGGGAAGACCTTTTTTACCGCCTCAACGTCATTCCCATCCATCTGCCGCCGCTCCGGGAGCGCCGTGAAGACATTCTCCCCTTGGCCGAGCACTTTCTGTCCGTCTACGCAGAGCGGATGCGCAAACCGGTCCATTGCATCGCCCCAGACGCCCGCAAGGCACTCCTGGACTATGACTATCCGGGGAACGTCCGGGAGTTGGAGAATGCCATTGAGCGAGGCGTGGCCCTGTCGATGGGCGAGACCATCACCCTGGCCGATCTTGCCCCCTACTTCGTAACGGGAGCATCTGCGGCGCCGGCTGGTGCCGCTCTCCCCAAGGAGCCACCGACGGCAACCCTCTCCCGGGCGGTATCCGTCGCCGAACAGGAGGCCATCCGCGAAGCGCTGCAGACAACCGGCAACCGCAAGGGGGTGGCGGCAAAACTCCTCGGCATCTCCCGCAAGACTCTTTGGGAAAAACTTAAACAGATGGAGCGCACGTAA
- a CDS encoding helix-turn-helix domain-containing protein, which yields MDNLAEHSDRTPTPIVAIDGTTIRRIREAKRLTQLYVASVVGVTTDTISRWENNRYPSVKRDNAEKLAQALEVSLEDILRREEAAEDAPAEVAPPEPPPRRRLRLAVILLLAGAAILGIMFFRGAAPGLKAERTLPPYSAPGQILPVRVKVERPAEGGSGFILKERIPAGWRFVSANPPVTGEAGVREIKWLIPPGAGTMTISYTLMSPRETPLRTAADFGGEVVRSDERGTRREPVAGAARVTVAGIHWADVNGDGRIDDNEIMPAYYLTEEMKGLGLDWKTIETIWASTGYTWNDKLKTFEVVR from the coding sequence ATGGATAACCTTGCCGAACACAGCGACAGGACGCCGACCCCCATCGTGGCCATCGATGGGACAACTATCCGCCGGATCCGGGAGGCCAAACGACTCACCCAGCTCTACGTGGCCAGCGTAGTGGGGGTGACGACCGACACCATCTCCCGGTGGGAGAACAACCGCTACCCGTCGGTAAAGCGGGACAATGCCGAAAAACTGGCCCAGGCCCTGGAGGTATCCCTGGAGGACATCCTCCGGCGGGAAGAGGCGGCGGAGGACGCCCCGGCCGAGGTCGCGCCCCCCGAGCCGCCGCCGCGCCGCCGGCTCCGGCTTGCCGTCATCCTGCTCCTGGCGGGAGCGGCGATTCTGGGGATCATGTTTTTCCGGGGGGCTGCGCCGGGGCTGAAGGCAGAGCGGACCCTGCCCCCCTACAGTGCGCCGGGCCAGATCCTGCCGGTTAGGGTGAAGGTGGAACGGCCGGCAGAAGGCGGGAGCGGATTTATTCTCAAGGAGCGCATTCCGGCCGGCTGGCGGTTCGTGAGCGCCAATCCGCCGGTGACCGGCGAGGCGGGGGTGCGGGAGATCAAGTGGCTCATTCCCCCCGGTGCGGGAACCATGACGATTTCCTATACCCTGATGTCGCCCCGCGAGACCCCCCTCAGGACGGCGGCCGATTTCGGCGGCGAAGTGGTTCGCTCCGACGAAAGAGGCACCCGGCGCGAACCGGTGGCGGGTGCGGCACGGGTGACCGTGGCCGGCATCCACTGGGCCGACGTGAACGGTGACGGCCGCATTGATGACAACGAGATCATGCCCGCCTACTATCTCACCGAGGAGATGAAGGGGCTCGGGCTCGACTGGAAAACCATCGAGACGATCTGGGCCAGCACGGGATATACCTGGAACGACAAGCTGAAAACGTTCGAGGTGGTCCGGTGA
- a CDS encoding cytochrome c7, with amino-acid sequence MKKLIASLALTLFAAGAALAADTMTFTAKNGNVTFDHKKHQTIVPDCAVCHGKTPGKIEGFGKEMAHGKSCKGCHEEMKKGPTKCGECHKK; translated from the coding sequence ATGAAAAAACTGATCGCATCCCTGGCCCTCACCCTCTTCGCCGCCGGCGCCGCCCTGGCCGCCGACACCATGACCTTCACCGCCAAGAACGGTAACGTCACCTTTGACCACAAGAAACACCAGACGATCGTCCCCGACTGTGCCGTATGCCACGGCAAGACGCCGGGCAAGATCGAGGGATTCGGCAAGGAGATGGCGCACGGCAAGTCCTGCAAGGGGTGTCACGAGGAGATGAAAAAGGGCCCCACCAAGTGCGGCGAGTGCCACAAGAAGTAA
- a CDS encoding ATP-dependent DNA helicase DinG, translated as MKRYFSEQAILDLRAAIADAGGNEVFFLGRTDENLLVVEVEPLARGNRDAVAAIMIATSFGDVVIHNHPSGVLTPSQADVEIASLLGNQGVGFSIIDNRAENCYQVVPPFARRETQRLSFPEIERIFAPAGVLTDNLPGYEYRDEQLRMAFRVTEAFNDDRVAVIEAGTGTGKSLAYLVPAVLWAIRNQERVVVSTNTINLQEQLTRKDIPFLQQHAGISFKAVLVKGRSNYLCRRKLAAVKAEPSLFADDPAAGELEAIIAWSETTGEGCRSDLSFIPKEEAWEEVACEADQCGRVRCPFYARCFFYSARRQAASADLLVVNHSLLMADLALRQEAGYRSTAILPPFERLIVDEGHHLEDVATGHLSAQVSRTGLLKLMGRLQNPRKPQRGLLPQFSAGLVREMPEALDELYRELAERIDGTLIPRRQQLTDGVTRAMDAIGIALVGHLSERGGTTGERKLRVTPSLFGSRLWRVVDDEVRELAADMNDYVRELKGVLTACVRLPEEVREKLAGLLIDLRGITGRLEAVAGDLIFFIGREGEVCRWFEVKRGKNGMVVRLCSSPLEVAASLKRTLFDAFRTVVVTSATLAVGERFDYLARRTGIALLKQDRVTELLLASPFDYEHQAFVGIPADIPEPASRGFQEALELALHQGLAISEGHAFVLFTSYDLLAKLFGRMAETLKRRGLTPLRQGEVNRHHLLARFRQEPNAVLFGTDSFWEGVDVQGKALELVALTRLPFRVPTEPVLEARAEHIAAGGGDPFMEYTVPQAVIKFKQGFGRLIRSREDRGAVLILDSRVLTKNYGGHFLRSLPPVRLVTGSSAEVFGAMADFFAAPPSP; from the coding sequence ATGAAACGTTACTTTTCGGAACAGGCCATCCTCGACCTGCGCGCGGCCATCGCCGACGCCGGGGGCAACGAGGTTTTCTTCCTGGGGCGCACGGACGAGAACCTCCTCGTGGTGGAGGTGGAGCCCCTTGCCCGAGGCAACCGGGACGCCGTGGCCGCCATCATGATTGCCACCAGCTTCGGCGACGTGGTGATCCACAACCATCCATCCGGCGTCCTCACCCCCTCCCAGGCCGACGTGGAGATCGCTTCGCTCCTGGGAAACCAGGGGGTGGGCTTCTCGATCATCGACAACCGGGCCGAGAACTGCTACCAGGTGGTTCCCCCCTTTGCCCGGCGGGAGACCCAGCGGCTGTCGTTCCCGGAGATCGAGCGGATCTTCGCGCCGGCCGGGGTGCTCACCGACAATCTTCCCGGCTACGAATACCGGGACGAGCAGCTCAGGATGGCGTTCCGCGTCACCGAGGCCTTCAACGACGACCGGGTGGCGGTCATCGAGGCGGGCACAGGCACAGGCAAGTCGCTGGCCTACCTGGTCCCCGCCGTTCTCTGGGCCATCCGCAACCAAGAGCGGGTGGTGGTTTCCACCAACACCATCAATCTTCAGGAACAGCTGACCCGCAAGGACATTCCCTTTCTCCAGCAGCACGCCGGCATATCCTTCAAGGCCGTGCTCGTGAAAGGGCGCTCCAACTACCTCTGCCGCCGCAAACTGGCCGCCGTCAAGGCCGAGCCGTCGCTCTTCGCCGATGACCCCGCCGCCGGCGAGCTGGAGGCCATCATCGCCTGGAGCGAGACCACTGGGGAAGGATGCCGGAGTGATCTCTCCTTCATTCCCAAGGAGGAGGCGTGGGAGGAGGTGGCCTGCGAGGCCGACCAGTGCGGCCGGGTCCGCTGCCCCTTCTACGCCCGCTGCTTCTTTTACTCCGCCCGACGCCAGGCTGCCAGCGCCGATCTTCTGGTGGTGAACCACTCACTCCTCATGGCCGATCTGGCCCTGCGCCAGGAGGCCGGCTACCGTTCCACCGCCATCCTCCCCCCTTTCGAGCGGCTCATCGTGGACGAGGGGCACCATTTGGAGGACGTGGCCACGGGACACCTGTCGGCCCAGGTCTCCCGCACGGGGCTGTTAAAACTCATGGGAAGACTCCAGAACCCGCGCAAGCCACAGCGCGGGCTCCTGCCCCAGTTTTCAGCAGGGCTTGTCCGGGAGATGCCCGAAGCCCTCGACGAACTCTACCGGGAACTGGCCGAACGGATCGATGGCACCCTCATCCCTCGCCGTCAGCAGTTGACCGACGGCGTCACTCGTGCCATGGACGCCATCGGGATCGCCCTCGTGGGTCACCTGTCGGAACGGGGGGGCACGACGGGCGAACGGAAACTGCGGGTGACGCCGTCGCTCTTCGGCAGCCGACTCTGGCGAGTGGTGGACGACGAGGTGCGGGAACTGGCCGCGGATATGAACGACTACGTGCGGGAACTGAAAGGAGTCCTCACGGCCTGCGTGCGTCTTCCTGAGGAGGTACGGGAAAAGCTTGCCGGGCTCCTCATCGACCTGCGGGGAATCACCGGCAGGCTCGAAGCCGTGGCCGGCGACCTGATCTTCTTCATCGGCCGCGAGGGCGAGGTTTGCCGCTGGTTTGAGGTGAAACGGGGCAAGAATGGCATGGTCGTACGGCTCTGCTCGTCTCCTCTGGAGGTGGCGGCATCCCTCAAGCGGACTCTCTTCGACGCCTTCCGGACCGTGGTCGTCACCTCCGCCACGTTGGCGGTGGGAGAGCGGTTCGACTACCTGGCCAGACGAACCGGCATCGCGCTCCTGAAACAGGATCGGGTCACCGAACTCCTCCTGGCTTCCCCCTTCGACTACGAGCACCAGGCCTTCGTGGGGATCCCCGCCGATATCCCGGAACCTGCCTCGCGCGGCTTCCAGGAAGCCCTGGAGCTGGCCCTTCACCAGGGACTGGCCATCTCGGAGGGGCACGCCTTTGTCCTCTTCACCTCCTACGACCTGCTGGCAAAACTTTTCGGCAGGATGGCCGAGACACTGAAACGGCGAGGCCTCACCCCGCTGCGCCAGGGAGAGGTCAACCGACACCACCTCCTGGCCCGGTTCAGGCAGGAGCCCAACGCCGTGCTCTTCGGCACCGACTCCTTCTGGGAAGGAGTTGACGTCCAGGGGAAGGCTCTGGAGCTGGTGGCGCTCACACGTCTCCCCTTCAGGGTCCCCACGGAACCGGTCCTGGAGGCCAGGGCCGAGCACATCGCCGCCGGTGGGGGCGACCCCTTCATGGAATACACGGTTCCCCAGGCGGTCATCAAGTTCAAACAGGGATTCGGACGGCTGATCAGAAGCAGAGAGGACCGGGGCGCGGTCCTCATCCTCGACAGTCGGGTCCTGACAAAAAACTACGGCGGGCATTTCCTCCGGTCACTGCCGCCCGTGCGGCTCGTGACCGGTTCTTCGGCGGAGGTCTTCGGGGCCATGGCTGACTTCTTCGCGGCCCCTCCATCCCCATAG
- a CDS encoding cytochrome c3 family protein — translation MRFIPATAALLIILAGTAGAIDKITYPTRIGAVVFPHKKHQDALGECRGCHEKGPGRIDGFDKVMAHGKGCKGCHEEMKIGPVRCGDCHKGGSTH, via the coding sequence ATGAGATTCATTCCAGCAACCGCAGCTCTTCTCATCATCCTGGCGGGCACTGCCGGCGCCATCGACAAGATCACCTACCCGACCCGGATCGGTGCCGTGGTATTTCCTCACAAAAAGCACCAGGACGCCCTCGGCGAATGCCGCGGCTGCCACGAAAAGGGGCCGGGCAGGATCGACGGGTTCGACAAGGTCATGGCTCACGGCAAGGGGTGCAAGGGGTGTCACGAGGAAATGAAGATAGGACCGGTTCGTTGCGGCGATTGCCACAAGGGTGGCTCAACCCATTGA
- a CDS encoding TIGR01212 family radical SAM protein (This family includes YhcC from E. coli K-12, an uncharacterized radical SAM protein.) has product MTERRYNAFSDELRRVFGCRVQRVSVDAGFTCPNRDGTTGLGGCIFCGGRGSGSFGIRPELGVADQLAHGMTYLSRRYGAEKFLAYFQSYSNTYAPVERLRLLYDEALSVPGVAGLIVGTRPDCLPPEVIDLLAEYARSTYFWLELGMQTSHDRTLALLNRGHDAASFQDAADRCRRRGIRLCAHVILGLPGETDADMLETAMMLNGVGIDGVKLHHLHVMKDTPLEVMYRQGAVGCLGRDDYVGLVCDFLERLDPRIVVHRLVGDAPADHLVAPAWTLEKSAVLAAIDEEFIRRDSRQGARLSR; this is encoded by the coding sequence GTGACGGAGCGGCGCTACAACGCTTTTTCCGATGAGCTTCGCCGCGTCTTCGGCTGCCGGGTACAGCGGGTGTCGGTGGATGCGGGCTTCACCTGCCCCAACCGGGACGGCACCACGGGGCTCGGCGGCTGCATTTTCTGCGGCGGCCGGGGCTCGGGCTCCTTCGGCATCAGGCCGGAACTGGGAGTGGCCGATCAGCTCGCCCACGGCATGACGTACCTCTCGCGGCGCTACGGGGCGGAGAAATTCCTCGCCTATTTCCAGTCCTACTCCAACACCTACGCCCCGGTAGAGCGGCTCCGACTCCTCTACGACGAGGCCCTGTCAGTCCCCGGCGTGGCCGGGCTCATCGTCGGCACCCGTCCCGACTGTCTCCCGCCTGAGGTCATCGATCTTCTGGCCGAGTATGCCCGCTCGACCTACTTCTGGCTCGAACTGGGAATGCAGACATCCCACGACCGGACGCTGGCCCTCCTCAACCGTGGCCACGACGCGGCATCGTTCCAGGATGCCGCGGACCGTTGCCGCCGCCGGGGAATCAGGCTCTGCGCGCACGTGATTCTCGGGTTGCCGGGAGAGACCGACGCGGACATGCTCGAAACGGCGATGATGCTCAACGGGGTCGGTATCGACGGGGTGAAGCTCCACCATCTCCACGTGATGAAGGATACGCCGCTGGAAGTCATGTACCGTCAGGGGGCGGTCGGCTGTCTGGGGCGGGATGACTACGTGGGACTCGTCTGCGATTTTCTGGAGCGGCTCGATCCCCGCATTGTCGTCCATCGCCTGGTGGGGGATGCCCCGGCCGACCACCTGGTGGCCCCTGCCTGGACCCTGGAGAAGTCGGCGGTTCTTGCCGCAATCGACGAGGAATTCATCCGTCGCGACTCCCGCCAGGGGGCCCGCCTGTCCCGGTAA
- a CDS encoding BamA/TamA family outer membrane protein yields MGLRTVLLFAAFLVLTGCTTMVPRERLPYPLTDDSFGDPVKVVTIPLPVIATSPNEGAILGGLTAFLLHNARDEVNTLIAPQVNYNQNFGTTFSLYGAFFPLPERNWEFNLSKSTNVNEDYEVRLRDKTFLSLNGKPLETNAFLYYFTDGSSRFYGFESGSLQQDETNYANREYGITMGVGYDLTDHLQLVLGERFRKVDIRPGAVSKVPYIRDRFTTAEVPGINGFTAHAQKIALIYNTLDDRTMPTGGLYARASIEGSAELLGSDAGYRHYEVELKGYFPLDTARYITVVRVAYNQTLGSEVPFLERSILGGETTLRGYGRNRFVDSSYLLCNLEERIRLFRWSVFDVNTDWEVAPFIDLGAVMESLDRAEAKSFEFNPGIGFRAVVRPNIVGRVDIGFGNEGPAVFVGLGYPF; encoded by the coding sequence ATGGGCCTTCGCACTGTACTCCTTTTCGCAGCGTTCCTCGTCCTGACCGGTTGCACCACCATGGTGCCGCGGGAGCGACTGCCGTATCCCCTCACCGACGACAGCTTCGGCGATCCGGTCAAGGTGGTCACCATCCCCCTGCCCGTCATCGCCACGAGTCCCAACGAGGGGGCCATCCTCGGCGGCCTGACCGCGTTCCTCCTCCACAACGCCCGGGACGAGGTTAACACCCTCATTGCTCCCCAGGTGAACTACAACCAGAACTTCGGCACCACCTTCTCCCTCTACGGAGCATTCTTCCCGCTCCCCGAACGCAACTGGGAGTTCAACCTCTCCAAGTCCACCAACGTCAATGAAGACTACGAGGTGCGGCTCCGGGACAAGACCTTCCTCTCCTTGAACGGGAAGCCCCTGGAGACCAACGCCTTCCTTTACTACTTTACCGACGGTTCATCGCGGTTCTACGGCTTCGAGTCGGGCAGCCTGCAGCAGGATGAAACCAACTACGCCAACCGGGAATACGGCATCACCATGGGCGTCGGCTATGACCTGACCGATCATCTCCAGCTCGTTCTGGGCGAACGTTTTCGCAAGGTAGATATCCGGCCGGGAGCCGTGAGCAAAGTCCCCTACATCCGCGACCGGTTCACCACCGCCGAGGTGCCGGGGATCAACGGGTTCACCGCCCATGCCCAGAAAATAGCGCTGATCTACAACACCCTGGACGACCGGACCATGCCGACCGGCGGACTCTATGCCCGCGCCTCCATCGAGGGGAGTGCCGAGCTGCTCGGAAGCGACGCCGGTTACCGCCACTACGAAGTGGAGTTGAAGGGATATTTCCCGCTGGATACGGCCCGTTACATCACCGTGGTACGGGTCGCCTACAACCAGACCCTGGGGAGCGAAGTCCCCTTTCTGGAGCGGAGCATCCTTGGAGGCGAGACCACCTTGCGCGGCTACGGACGCAACCGCTTCGTCGACTCCAGCTACCTTCTCTGCAACCTTGAGGAGCGGATCAGACTTTTCCGCTGGAGCGTCTTTGACGTGAACACCGACTGGGAAGTGGCCCCGTTCATCGATCTGGGAGCGGTCATGGAATCTCTGGACCGGGCCGAAGCAAAAAGCTTCGAGTTCAACCCGGGCATCGGCTTCCGGGCAGTGGTCCGCCCCAACATCGTGGGTCGGGTCGACATCGGATTCGGCAACGAGGGACCGGCGGTCTTCGTGGGTCTGGGGTATCCGTTCTGA
- a CDS encoding 4Fe-4S dicluster domain-containing protein: MVIGRARLIRDRCLVREGCSVCIERCPEGALTLIFGRTIRVSKRKCTGCGGCRHVCPAKPNAMSIEPLNG, encoded by the coding sequence ATGGTGATCGGCAGAGCCCGGTTAATCCGTGACCGCTGCCTGGTTCGCGAAGGGTGTTCCGTCTGCATTGAGCGCTGTCCCGAGGGAGCGCTCACCCTCATCTTCGGCAGAACCATCCGGGTGAGCAAACGAAAATGTACCGGTTGCGGCGGCTGCAGACATGTCTGCCCGGCAAAGCCGAACGCGATGAGTATTGAGCCGTTGAACGGCTAG
- a CDS encoding EscU/YscU/HrcU family type III secretion system export apparatus switch protein, with translation MTTNDRDRKAVALSYREGHYAPQVVAKGYGVTAEAIIACAREAGVYVHQSPELVRQLIQVDIDSCIPADLYRAVAELLAWLYWLEHAEGD, from the coding sequence ATGACGACGAATGACCGGGACCGCAAGGCTGTAGCCCTCAGCTACCGCGAAGGGCACTACGCCCCCCAGGTGGTGGCCAAGGGGTACGGCGTCACCGCAGAGGCCATCATCGCCTGCGCCCGAGAGGCCGGAGTCTACGTCCACCAGTCGCCGGAACTGGTACGCCAGCTCATCCAGGTCGACATCGACTCCTGCATCCCGGCCGATCTCTACCGGGCCGTGGCTGAGCTTCTGGCTTGGCTCTATTGGCTGGAACACGCGGAAGGCGACTGA
- a CDS encoding OmpA family protein, with the protein MKQRIVPGLLALAAIAVTAAPTLAENRSGAGYISPFVGGYTFDGAQHLKTRPTFGLRGGYNLDKNWAAELLFGYVPTKQSRGQGNDADAYRYGLDVLYNFMPDSALVPFLAVGGGASTIDHSEGVSDEHEQYVNYGGGLKYFLTDNFALRGDVRHIYMLGPENHNFEYTVGLNYLFGGERPAPAKVAAPPEPPKAVEPPPPAPAPKKEIAPPPPPPAPAPKDTDGDGVIDDLDKCPDTPAGVKVDSVGCPLDTDKDGVYDYLDKCPGTPAGVKVDSVGCPLDTDGDGVYDYLDKCPDTPKDLAVDAKGCPERICITLGVQFDTDKAVVKPQYNDEIKKAADFLKEYPDATAVIEGHTDSVGSDAYNQKLSERRAKAVMKYLVDKFGISAKRLSAKGFGESKPIADNATEEGRYKNRRVVAVIDCGMKKR; encoded by the coding sequence ATGAAGCAACGAATCGTGCCCGGACTGCTTGCCTTGGCCGCGATAGCCGTCACGGCCGCGCCAACACTCGCCGAAAACAGGAGCGGAGCAGGGTACATCTCTCCCTTTGTGGGCGGCTACACGTTTGACGGCGCACAACACCTGAAAACCCGTCCGACTTTCGGCCTGAGAGGCGGCTACAACCTGGACAAGAACTGGGCCGCTGAACTGCTCTTCGGGTATGTCCCCACCAAGCAGAGCAGGGGGCAGGGAAATGACGCGGATGCTTACCGTTACGGTCTCGACGTCCTCTATAACTTCATGCCCGACAGCGCTCTGGTGCCGTTCCTCGCCGTAGGCGGCGGCGCATCCACCATCGATCACTCCGAAGGGGTGAGCGACGAGCACGAGCAGTATGTGAACTACGGTGGCGGCCTCAAATACTTCCTGACCGATAATTTCGCACTTCGTGGCGACGTGCGGCACATCTACATGCTCGGCCCCGAAAACCACAATTTTGAGTACACGGTGGGACTCAACTACCTCTTTGGCGGTGAGCGCCCCGCGCCGGCCAAGGTTGCTGCACCTCCCGAGCCGCCTAAGGCCGTCGAGCCCCCGCCTCCGGCCCCCGCGCCCAAGAAAGAGATTGCACCGCCTCCTCCGCCTCCGGCTCCTGCACCCAAGGATACGGACGGTGACGGGGTAATCGATGACCTGGACAAGTGCCCCGATACCCCTGCGGGCGTGAAGGTCGATAGTGTCGGTTGTCCTCTCGATACGGACAAGGACGGCGTTTACGATTACCTGGACAAGTGCCCCGGCACCCCTGCCGGCGTGAAGGTGGACAGCGTTGGTTGTCCTCTCGATACTGACGGCGACGGCGTCTATGACTATCTGGACAAGTGCCCCGACACGCCCAAGGATCTGGCGGTCGACGCAAAAGGTTGCCCCGAGCGCATCTGCATCACTCTCGGCGTTCAGTTTGACACCGACAAGGCCGTGGTCAAGCCTCAGTACAATGATGAGATCAAGAAGGCCGCCGACTTCCTGAAAGAGTACCCCGACGCGACCGCCGTCATTGAAGGGCACACCGACAGCGTCGGAAGCGATGCTTACAATCAGAAGCTTTCGGAGCGGCGTGCCAAGGCGGTCATGAAGTATCTGGTCGACAAGTTCGGTATCAGCGCCAAGCGTCTCTCGGCCAAGGGCTTCGGCGAGTCCAAGCCGATTGCCGACAACGCTACCGAAGAAGGTCGGTACAAGAACCGCCGGGTTGTGGCGGTCATCGACTGCGGTATGAAGAAACGCTGA
- a CDS encoding peptidylprolyl isomerase has protein sequence MTSRTLLVGALLVALAAGVSRAEEINPVVGKAGEFTLREADLDRFIDALPAEAQQQLRKNPEQRSLLAREILQTRAIAMKARKDGFDRKPEVRERLGYFVDDFLAREYLTKVVIAGVKVSDAELRAYYQEHAKDFVMPEQAIVRHIFIGFTDAADSQAKAAAKTKTEGVLERLKKGEDFAAVAAEASEDIESAKEGGLLGAITPGQTNSEEFEKAVFALKAGEMSGLVESPFGYHIVKVDERKEKRALPFDEVKDALRSKLQGEAEQKKLREFVDEVAKQTGLELPASEEKPSGEGK, from the coding sequence ATGACTTCAAGGACTTTACTGGTGGGCGCGCTCCTCGTGGCATTGGCAGCCGGCGTATCTCGGGCGGAAGAAATCAACCCCGTGGTGGGGAAGGCGGGCGAGTTCACCCTTCGAGAGGCGGACCTGGATCGGTTCATCGATGCCCTGCCGGCCGAAGCACAGCAGCAGCTCCGAAAAAATCCGGAGCAGCGGTCCCTTCTGGCCCGGGAGATCCTGCAGACCCGTGCCATCGCCATGAAAGCCAGAAAAGACGGTTTCGACCGCAAGCCTGAGGTGAGAGAGCGGCTCGGCTATTTTGTGGACGATTTCCTGGCCCGCGAATACCTGACCAAGGTCGTCATTGCCGGCGTGAAGGTGTCCGATGCAGAACTGCGAGCCTATTACCAGGAGCATGCCAAGGACTTTGTCATGCCTGAGCAGGCCATAGTCCGGCACATCTTCATCGGGTTCACCGACGCTGCCGACAGCCAAGCCAAGGCAGCGGCCAAGACAAAGACTGAAGGAGTGCTCGAACGGCTGAAGAAGGGAGAAGACTTTGCCGCCGTGGCGGCGGAGGCATCCGAGGACATCGAGTCGGCAAAAGAAGGAGGCCTGCTCGGCGCCATCACTCCCGGGCAAACCAATTCCGAGGAATTCGAAAAGGCGGTGTTCGCCCTCAAGGCTGGCGAGATGAGTGGCTTGGTTGAGAGCCCCTTCGGTTATCACATCGTCAAGGTGGATGAACGGAAGGAGAAAAGGGCCCTCCCCTTCGACGAGGTGAAGGATGCCCTGCGCTCCAAACTGCAGGGGGAGGCGGAGCAGAAAAAACTGAGGGAATTCGTCGACGAGGTCGCTAAACAGACGGGGCTGGAACTGCCCGCCAGCGAGGAGAAGCCGTCAGGCGAGGGGAAATAG